The Pungitius pungitius chromosome 10, fPunPun2.1, whole genome shotgun sequence DNA window AGTtagaaacactttattttacacGTCGATGTTAAAGTTAGTGTACATTAGATATGCATGTTGTgcctttttctctgtgtgcattGCTAACCTAATCTAAGTTAAATTACGGGGAAAATAATCGTGACTGATTAGGCATTGGTATATTTCATTGTGGCAGGTTGAGCTTTTTACAACTGCCATGATTTAATTGAactacttttatttttagttattttgCATAGGCCTAAATCTAGTCTAATATAGTTTGGTAGTTTAGTCGAATGGTTCCCGGTCCTAAAATTGAGCTTCAAAAAAGGCGGGTCACAATCAAATCTGAGGAGACgtaaaatgaaaaatgggtCCAAAAAGAAATAGGAGGGAATCTTGGCTTaccattagttttttttagatgaaaccATTTAAGTTTACAGGACAACATCTTTGGTGTAACTGCAGACAAGTTATGCACTAAAACATGATATTAAACTACACTACACAAGCCAAAAAGGGAAGAGGAAATTATTAATTTCCAAGTTAATGTAAAACATTACAACTTTGATTCATTctttaattaatgaaataaaatacactgCTACCATTAAAATAGGGTGATACATGTAATAATTTATTGCAATTTACAGAGCTTGTCCAATCGTTACAACATAATGATCAATTATTCATGTAATCTATTAAGCATTTAGCATTTGGAATGGCAGCAGGGTGGAAACCTACCAGAACTAAATACTGCCCACATCTTTTTCACAATAAGAGTGCAGCAGTTTCTCATACAGTTGCATTTGTATATtccatatatacacacacacaaatttaaaTTAGCATGAAACATTTCACACAGCAAGACAAGCACAACAATTTCGCAGAGGAAccacttttttttatacattaccattttttaacaataaaaatacagttGCAATCACCAggtaaacaaatgaaacataGTGAGGGATTCGAGTCTTAAAGAAGGAGGTGAGCAGAGGTTGAAGGGAGGAAGTGTGAATGGGTTCAGTGCATGTATCAGTAGCGAAGGATATCAATCCACTTAATGTAAGTAACAGTTAACGGCCGTTACTGTAATGTTGATATTCTTTTGTCCGTTATCCTGCACTCCCATTTTAAACAAAGTGAACAAATTACGCTCCTTCCTCCCATCAAGCGGTCACACTTTGTATTTCACTAAACGAGACCTCacaccaaaaacaaacattcactgCAGGGACCGTAGGGAACAACCGGAGTGCTGGCAGTCAGGACTCAGTCCATCCTGATCTTCTGGTTGGTCATCCTGTAGATGATGCTGTCGTACCCTGGGTCCATGTTCCAAAGGTTGTAGGCGACGACGATGACGGCGAGGGCCAGAGCGATCATCAGCCACAGCACAATGTTGAAGACCACGGCATACTGGAAGTTGTACTTGTAGGCCAGGTTGTAGGGGCTGCCAGGGTTACTCTGCAAACGTAAACACCAAAGTTAAAGAACCTTTGCTATGCCAGACGTCCACACAGCATATATGGAGTTCCCTTTTCACTAGAAAGGACGATCAAGGCGTTCATTGGTTCCACAACCATggagtaaaaacagaaaaaaaagcaaataagaaagaaataaaCTTTATTAACAAATGCCTATTTCCAGTTGCCCACGTGCAATAGCAGGGCCGTGAGAACAGCTCTCCTAAATGATGTACTGCCGTTCTTGATGCTGACATTTACATCTGTGCTTTGATGCTGACATTTACATCTGTGCTTTGACTGCTATGACATGATGCTAAAATGTGTGATCGGATTCTTAAAGAACCGCCCTGAAATATTCATTACCTTAACAGATAACTGTTATAATGTTCAGGTTTTCTGATCGATTTTACAAAGGTGTTGATTCAACTTTATTCTGCAGGCGAAAATGTAGAGCACTATAAATATTTTGCTAACCATTTCATGATGCTATACAAATCTTCATTAATGCCTGGAGTCATTAAACTTTAGTTTTGCACTCACAATCTGTTTGGATTCCAGGATCGAGCGGGACTTCCTGGTCAAAGGAGCCTGAAAGGACTTGACTGTAACAACTTCCACCACAGCGCTGTTGCCATAGAGACTGTACACATCCTCCCCAAactacagtgaaaaaaaaaaaaaaaaaagtattgttatGTAGAGAGATTAAGttggaaactaaaaaaaatgttggtaaATGAGGCCTATTGAGACCGTCTCCTTACCTTCTGCAGGACAGAGGCCAGAATGGCAGAGGCATCGCGGTACTGGGGAGAGTCCTTGCCGTAGAGCTTGCTGAGCTCCTCCAGACCAGACAACTCCAAAGAGTACAAGTCTGGTGAGTGGTCCTTGGCCAAatgtctgtgtctctgcagctaCAACAGTGGAGGTGGCAGAGACACCTGAGCCGCTATGCAAGAACTATCCTCATTTTCAAACTGATTTTGGCCGATCCCGATCACTTACCAGAGCTGTGATGTCGTGCAGCACCTGGACCTCAGACAGGAAGAGCAAATCAGCCTAGAATGCACAAACCGTTCAAAGGGTAAGAGGCAGAACAGAGTTTCAGTGGACCTCTTGATCCATTTCAAGGACTTAACAATCTCAATCAGATAAATCTGTTCAATTTGCAGAAATacccacaaacaaaaaaaaacaaacagaaaaggtatgatgacattttatttcGTGTGTCAACGGTGAATACTGTGTATACTGCGTCTGCCTGAGAATATGGATTCGACACCATCTTCTGGAGGTAGAGTGACGGTGGCCTTCATGCAGGCTGTCACACGTTTGTCTGTAAAATGCACATGTAAAAGAATGTTTGACCAACAGACCTCTGCATTCCTGCTGAGGGAGTTGAGCGGCAGGGAGGCCAAAACAGAGCCATCCTGGGACAAACGGGCACGGATCTGCTGCAGGGTAACGGGTAGGTCCTCAAACACAGCATTGGCCTTTCCCAGCATATACAACCTCTGAGAGAAACAACATAAGTATTAATCCTCTTTTAAAAGTCATGGCACAGATGTCGCCTATGCTTCTTTTGGTCTCAATGTATTGGCATTACCTCCTCACTGGGGGCCAACTGCAGCACCACAGGCGTGTCCTCAGCAAACAGAGAGTGTACCGTCTCCGCGACACTATCCAAAGTGAAGGGTACCGGCTGCAGGCGAGAAGAAGACCCATTGACTTACTGAGGCAAATTCCATTGCATACTTTGGTCATATTTGACGCACAAAACACAATCAAGCTGCCACAGTCCTTATTGGCTCACATTCTCCAAGGGATAGGAGGCCACCCTCTGAGGTAGGGCCAGATTATCCGTGCCTCTCACCACCACCAGGACGTTGGCGCGAGGACGCTGGAACAACGGGCCAGCCTTGAGGCCCGGCCACGTCAGGTCCTGTGCAAATGAACACACATCGGAACCTATGGTGAGCTTTGACATAGTTgcttatttatgtttttggaaaaaaacaatattattcaTTAGAAGTGGGGTTTCTGGACAAATATGAGTACCATTAAGTCTCGCTTAGCTAAATCTTTACTTATCGGAGTATAAAAGACAACTCAAATGGTGGAGCATTGAACCAATCACAACACACCTCTTGAACAGAGAAGCCCATGGTTAAAGCCACCAGGTCAGGGATCTTTTCTCCGGAGACGGGCCAATCTCCATTCTGGAAGGACACAAAATCTGGAGACTGCAGGATCGTAAAACTGTCTCCATGTAcacctgtgagaaaaaaaatagaggaaTGTGAGTCCAGTACAACACCTGGCATATTAAGACTTGTAGCAGTACATATACTTCCAAAGGTTCAGCATTCAACCATACCACCATAATCCCACAACAACTCATCTGTGAACTTGACCAGCTGGGGCTCAACACCTggctgctggacctcagtgagaGGAAGCAGTATGTGTCGGCAAAAACACCTTGTGCAGCTTCCCACTGAGCACAGGAGCCCCTCAAGGCTGTGTGCTCAGCCCACTGCTCTTCACCTTGCTGACCCACAAATGCACAACAGCACCCATCACACGGTCGAGTTGGCAGACGACACAACTCTGGTGGGTCTCATCACCAAAGATGATGAGACCCATTATAGGAAGGAGGTCAGCCTTCTGTCCACATGGATAGAGGCAATAACCTCCTTCTTGAACAACAGCAAGAACAAGGAGATTGTTGTTGACTTCCGGAGAGGCCGCACTCAACACCCACCACTGACCAACAATGGTGATGATATAGAGAGTGAGCAAATTCCTAGCGGTGGACATCAGTGAGGACCTCTGGTGGACAGTCAACACAATATCACTGTTAAAGACAGCCCAGACGCACCTCTACTTCCTCCGCAAACTAAAgaaggcaacccccccccccccaatctatCATGTGCATAATGATGTACATACATATTTCTGCTTCTTCATATTACACCATAACCTTTGCTGATGTTAACACTGTGCTTTTTCTCACATTTGGAATGATATGTGgcatttgtttttgaatatcCTTGAAACACAATTTTAGCCGTTTTTATGGTCTTTCTGTTCGTTTGCGTCAAATCTTTTGCCAACTGACATTCTGGGAGTTTGGATGctcaaaaaatatacatacagacATGGAAAAAACTGAGATGTAatcaaacaaattacattttctagCATAAAGTGCCTTAAGTCATGAattgatttaaacattttaggTAGCGGACAAAAAACAATGCAGACCATGTTACAGACCACTGACTGGCCATGACGTCCCATGCCGCATATAAGTGACCTTATATAAATTAACAAAGAGCAGCACAGCCTGACTGGACCTCAAGGGTCACAGTGGAGACGAACCAGTGACGTCACCGCGTCCCGGGTGTAGGCCGACTCGTGACAGAACTGACGAGTGTTAAAGAGGAACTGGCAGGCTAGAGCCGGTCACGTGATAGAAGTCTTGTGTGGGTTAGTAACCAGCAACAAGGAAGCAGACAAAAGGACGTTTCCTTCCATGTTTAAGACCACCAATAATGTGTCATAGGCAATAAACATTCTACCACGCGCGTCTCGcgtttacattttacaaatacgTTAAGTGTTAGCATCGAGCTAAAATGATGATGCTCTATCATTTATCTCCCCCGACGGTTAGAAGCTCGAGGCGATCAAATGACCCGACACTACAAGCACAGTACTATTTACACATTCCTAGTGATTGACGCGAAACAGCCGCATGACGTCACGTCACCTGAAATAAGGATTAACAGTTGTCAGCAAGCTAATGTCAGACGACGATGTTACGAATGTTCCAACAGAGGTTGTCCTTCGCAAACACTGAATACGTGACGCTTCGATGTTATATTTTTCAAAGGGAAAAATTCCATTAAAACACGTGATCAGTTTTCCATCGTTCCACATTTCTTACCGGTAGAGGCAAGTAAGCAGAGGGAAAACGCGGCGGATAATACAGCCACCATCCTTCGCCAGTCTGTCAGCGACATCTTTCTTCTTGGTGCAGCAGTGATCAGGTGACCTGACGTCAAGATACCGCAAAGCACGATGGGATTATATCCGTCTCAAAatactacaaaataaatacaatgtaaGAGTCGGTTGGTCTTCTTTGTTCCAAGTACAATCCCAACATTCAACGAAATAAAAAGTAGTGCGTGTGAAAATAAAGTAGGGGACTAAACTTTAAATCACGCTCTtaggcatttttatttttaaatattgaatgACTT harbors:
- the atp6ap2 gene encoding renin receptor; translation: MSLTDWRRMVAVLSAAFSLCLLASTGVHGDSFTILQSPDFVSFQNGDWPVSGEKIPDLVALTMGFSVQEDLTWPGLKAGPLFQRPRANVLVVVRGTDNLALPQRVASYPLENPVPFTLDSVAETVHSLFAEDTPVVLQLAPSEERLYMLGKANAVFEDLPVTLQQIRARLSQDGSVLASLPLNSLSRNAEADLLFLSEVQVLHDITALLQRHRHLAKDHSPDLYSLELSGLEELSKLYGKDSPQYRDASAILASVLQKFGEDVYSLYGNSAVVEVVTVKSFQAPLTRKSRSILESKQISNPGSPYNLAYKYNFQYAVVFNIVLWLMIALALAVIVVAYNLWNMDPGYDSIIYRMTNQKIRMD